GCGGATCGCGACGCCTGCAACCCCCCTCTTCCGACCGGGAGGGGGGCAGGGCGAGGGTCTGAACGCATCGGCAACAGGGTACGGGCCAATACAACGAGACGTGGAAAATCTCTGCCTTTTTCGAAAAGATTCGGCCCCTGGCGCCCATCGCCGATAGATTTCCTGCAGCAGGCATTCAGGCCTCAGCTGCCGTCACGATCCTTGAAATGATACCGTAAAGTGATACTATATGCCTCTAAGCGGGAAGCATCGAGCCACGCTCGAGGCGGTGTTTGCCGAACCTGTCCGCGCCGGCATTGCGTGGCGCGACATCGAAGCTCTGTTCGGCGCCTGCGGGGCGGAGATCAGCGAAGGCAGCGGGTCGCGAGTACGCGTGGCGCTCAATGGTGTGCGCGCCGTGTTTCATCGCCCGCATCCTCAGAAGGAGACGGACAAGGGAGCGGTCCGGTCAGTGCGACGTTTCCTGGCGGAAGCCGAGGTCTTGCCATGACGGTGATGCATTACAAGGGCTACGAAGGCGTCGTCGACTATGACGAGGAGGCCGAGATCTTCCACGGCGAGGTCATCAACCTGCGCGACGTCATCACCTTCCAAGGCACATCGGTGAGCGAATTGAAGCAGGCGTTGGCGGATTCGGTCGAAGATTATCTCGCCTATTGCCGGGAACGCGGCGAAGAACCGGAGAAGCCGTTCTCGGGACACTTCGTCGTGCGCGCGGAGCCGGCGCTGCACAGGGCCATGTTCTCAGCCGCCAAGCGCGCTGGAATGAGCCTCAACAAATGGGTGACATCGACCCTGGAGCGGGCAGTCTCACGCTGACCGGATCGATCCGATGGCAGAGGCGGATTGCCAGCACCGATCGCGCTGACGTTTTCTCCTCACGCCTTGCATGCGCGGCAGCTTGCGGCGCCTCGCCCTCTCACGCTTTTTCAGCGGATGCCGTCATCGTCTGCATTGACTTGCCCGCCGACGCGGTCGGAAATGCTGCTCCGAGCGCCCGCCCGCTTGCGCCATGCCGGCCCGCGCCTCGCCGGGCAAGAGGATCACGCCGCCGATGGCCAAGCGCCCCACCATCACCGATCTCGCCGAGGCCGCAGGCGTCAGCGTGGCGACGGTCGACCGTCTCCTCAACGGCCGCCATGCCGTGCGCGAGGAGACGGCGCGCCTGATCTACGACGCCGCCCAGGCCATCGGCTTCCATGCCGCCGGCCTGCTGCGCCAGCGCATCGAGCGCGACGTGCCGCCCTACCGCCTCGGCTTCGTCCTGCAACGGCCGGAGCAGCATTTCTACGCCAGCCTCGGCGAGCACATCGTCAGGGCGGTGGCCGCCGCCCGCGAATTCCGCGGCATCCCGACGCTCGAGCATGTGACGGAGCAGAGTCCTGCCGCGGTCACGGCGAAGCTGAGGGCGCTGGCCGGCCGCTGCCAGGCCGTCGCCGTGGTCTCGGTCGACCATCCCCTCATCGCCGCCGCCGTCGCGGAGCTCAGGGACAAGGGCGTGCCGGTGTTCTCGCTGCTCTCGGACTTCGCCGCGGGCGTGCGGGCCGGCTATGTCGGCGTCGACAACCGCAAGGCCGGCCGCACGGCCGCCTGGGCCATCGCCCGCACGGCCCGGCAGGCCGGCAAGGTCGGCCTCTTCGTCGGCAGCCACCGCTTCCTCGGCCACGAGATGCGCGAGATCGGGCTGCGCAGCTATTTTCGCGAGAATGCCCCGCAGTTCGAGGTGCTCGACAGCTATGTCAACCTGGAGGAGCGGCGCATCGCCTATGAGGCGACGTTCGACCTCCTGCATCGCCATCCCGATCTCGCCGGCTTCTACGTCGCCGGCGGCGGCATGGAGGG
This portion of the Labrys wisconsinensis genome encodes:
- a CDS encoding type II toxin-antitoxin system HicA family toxin is translated as MPLSGKHRATLEAVFAEPVRAGIAWRDIEALFGACGAEISEGSGSRVRVALNGVRAVFHRPHPQKETDKGAVRSVRRFLAEAEVLP
- a CDS encoding type II toxin-antitoxin system HicB family antitoxin, with product MTVMHYKGYEGVVDYDEEAEIFHGEVINLRDVITFQGTSVSELKQALADSVEDYLAYCRERGEEPEKPFSGHFVVRAEPALHRAMFSAAKRAGMSLNKWVTSTLERAVSR
- a CDS encoding LacI family DNA-binding transcriptional regulator, with amino-acid sequence MAKRPTITDLAEAAGVSVATVDRLLNGRHAVREETARLIYDAAQAIGFHAAGLLRQRIERDVPPYRLGFVLQRPEQHFYASLGEHIVRAVAAAREFRGIPTLEHVTEQSPAAVTAKLRALAGRCQAVAVVSVDHPLIAAAVAELRDKGVPVFSLLSDFAAGVRAGYVGVDNRKAGRTAAWAIARTARQAGKVGLFVGSHRFLGHEMREIGLRSYFRENAPQFEVLDSYVNLEERRIAYEATFDLLHRHPDLAGFYVAGGGMEGVIEALREEGGGRDVVAVCNEITPDSRAALAENIITMVIATPVARLAAELVQIMAAAIASPAQEPPGQTFLPFDLYTSENI